CGCTCTCGGCCCTTGCTTCCTGTATGCAGGCCGAGAAGACCTCCCTTGATACCTCGGGCGCCCAGGGGCTGCTTCTTGGAAGCCTTAGCTTTGAGGGGGGCCTGTTTGGAGGCGGATCGGGCGGAGCTACGGGGCCTTTCAGCAAAGACGGGAATCCGACCGTTGTCGCTACCAGCCCGACGAACGCAGCCACGATCGCTCCGTGTTCGGGCTCTCCGTGCCGGGCGCGTGTCAGAATTCAGTTCGACGAGAGCATGGATACGTCGACCGTTCTGCCGCTGCTCGTAGAGATCAGCGATGGAAGCTGGGCGGATTCCAGCATCGCTCCACTGACATCAAGCATCTCATGGAGCGGGACAAAATATCAGAACGATACGGTTACATTCGAGCTCGACTCCGTTCATCTGCCCGAGGGCTCGAATTTTAAGTTCAACATTCTAACAGGTTACCTCAAAGATCTTGATTCGGTACCAAATGATCTTTCAGCCCCCTATTCCTGGACGGCGACGACCTCATTCCACTCCGGTCGTCTGCCTCTTGTCGATACGGGCTCGACACTGTGCACCGATGTGAACGGGAATTCAATTACATGTACGGGAACTCTCCAGGACGGAGCCATCTCGCAACCTCGCAATCTTACACGCAACGCGAACGGAACCGTGGTCGATAACGTTACGGGCCTTGTGTGGTCAGCCTGTCCTCAGGGAACGACCTATGTGCATTCCGATCCGGGCGGATCGTGTACGGGAGCGGCGACAGGCATGACCTGGTATGCAGCGCAGGCTGCCTGCTCAGCACGGAATACGGAGGCCCTTGGCGGGCGAACGGACTGGAGGCTTCCAACGGCCGACGAACTTCATACGATTATGGATCATAGTGTTCGTATGCCTTCGATAGATCTGCTAACGTTCCCGGGGACGCCAGCCAGCAGTATCTTCTGGTCGGCCACAACCAGTCCGAAAGGACCGGCGTATGCCTACTATGCTAACTTTGATGAAGGCATTCTACTGCATCTTCAAAGCAAGGGCGTCGTTGGTTCGGCTCCTCTTGTCCGCTGCGTGGCGGGAACAGGCAACCGCTCCACTGCCGGCTTTCGCGATAACGGTGACAATACGATCACCGATCAACGGACGGGGCTGCGATGGACGAAATGCTCTCTGCCCTCGTCGGGGTCGCTCTGCGTCGCTGCACCTGCGCGAATGAACTGGGATGTAGCAAATACTGCCTGTGGCGGCCTCAGTATCGGTGGACGCCAATGGCGGATGCCTTCCAAGAATGAGTTGCAGTCGATATGGAACCTTCAAGCCATCAACCCTACGCATTCGCTATTCAACGCTACGGCGGACAAGCTCTGGACGTCCACAACTCGCGCTCTTTTCAGCGTCGGAGCTTACCCGACCGTTTTCATAATCGATTTTGCGACGACAAACAACGGCATCGGGACTTCTACGGGGCGAGCACCGATCCCTGATGCACCGTTTGTTCGATGCGTGGCCGACGAATAAGCCCGACTTGACGCCGTCGGGCCGTTCCGTGATGATGCAGGCCGATGCTCGAAGCCTTCGACCTGACCGTCCTGACGATCGCCTCCCTGATCATCATCAGCATCGTCATGCTGCGAGCGTCGTCGCGCATCGGAGTTCCGACGCTGCTCATCTTCCTCACGCTGGGCATGATTGCCGGATCAGACGGACTGGGTATCCCCTTTGACGACGCGGTGCTTGCTCAGAAGGTCGGCGTCATCGCCCTTGCATTCATTCTGTTCTCGGGCGGACTGGAGTCTGACTGGCCGACGATCAGGCCCGTGCTTCTGCCAGGGGCACTGCTTGGCACGGTCGGCATCGTTCTGACGGCGTCGCTGCTCGGGCTTTTCGCCATCTTTGTGCTGAATTTTCCGCCCGTTGCGGGCATGCTGCTTGGCGCCGTCGTTTCCTCGACCGATGCGGCGGCCGTTTTCAACGTGCTGCGCACGAAACAGATCGGCCTCAAGGGCGAGCTGAAATCCCTTCTTGAATTCGAATCGGGCAGTAACGATACGATGGCCGTCATCCTCACTGTCGGATTCATCGGCCTCATGCAGACGCCCGATCACGATATCATCGATCTCATCGTCACGATTTTCAAACAGATCATCCTCGGCGCGGTCGTCGGACTTGCGACAGGTAAAGGATTGCAGCTTCTAATCAATGCCCTTCATCTGGAATACGAAGGCCTCTATCCTGTTCTTCTGTCGTCGTCGATTCTATTAATCTATGCTGCGACGAATATGATCGGAGGCAACCCCTTCCTCGCCGTCTATCTTGCCGGATTGGTCCTCGGGAATACGACATTCGTTCACAAACGCAGTCAGATCCGATTTCTCGACGGGATCGCCTGGCTGATGCAGATCGTGATGTTCCTCACGCTCGGATTACTTGTGTATCCGACCCGGCTGGCCGATTACGTTCTGCCGGGCATCGCCTTCTCGCTTTTTCTTATGTTCGTCGCCCGGCCGCTTGCCGTTTTTCTCACGCTTCCTTTCTGTCGGCTGAACATTCGCGAAAAGCTGCTGACGTCCTGGGTCGGCCTTCGCGGAGCGGCGCCCATTATCCTGGCGACGTTTCCTTTTGCCGCCGGCATAAAAGAATCCGATCAGATCTTTAACATCGTCTTCTTTACCGTTCTTACATCGCTCATATTGCAGGGATCAACGCTGCCGCTCGCCGTAAAATTGCTCAAGCTTGAGGCTCCTTTGATTCGCAAGGCATCATATCCTTTCGAATACGAGAACAAAGAGGCGAGCAATACACGCCTGCAGGAGTTTATCGTTCCTTATAACTCGGCGGCCACCGGAAAGCGCATCTTCGAGCTGAAGATGCCCGAGGATTCGCTCATCACACTCATTTACAGAGGAGAGTCTCATCTGGTGCCGACGGGACGAACCATTCTCGAACCGGGTGACGTCATCCTTGTTCTCGTCAACAATGACAATGCAAAGGCCGTGGCCGCTGCTCTGACCATGCCGCCGGCATAGAACACGTCTCAAAACCGGCTTATATTTTTGCTTGTTTCTTCTGCACGCTTTGCTTTTGCTTGAGGTGATGCCATCTACTGCTCGGTCCTTTCAACCGAGCGAATGCAAATACCCTGTTCGGGGTATTTACGTCGGCCCGGTTGGTCGCTATAAAGAAAACACCTCTTCTCTGGAGTGTATATGCTCAGCCAGCCGATTCGGATTCTGTTGCTCGAAGATTCGGCAAGCGATGCAGAGCTTGTTCAACGGGAGCTGCTGAATCTCTCGCCCTCTCCTGCCGTCACACACGTAGACAATGGCACGGCCTTTGAGAAGGCCCTGCACAGCGAACCCGATCTCATTTTATCCGATTTCAATATCCCGGGGTTCAGCGGCGTCGAGGCCATCACGCTTGCTAAGGCCGCCCTGCCGAATACGCCTTTCATCTTTGTGAGCGGAACGATCGGCGAAGAGATGGCCGTCGATCTCGTCATACGAGGGGCGACGGACTACGTTCTCAAAGATCGTCTCAAGAAGTTGATTCCTGCCGTCCAGCGCGCCATGGAGCAAAGTGAAGAGGTGCGCAAAAACCAGCTCTTGCAGAAGCAACTACGAGAGGCAGAAGAACGATACAGCTCTCTGTATAACCTCAGCCTCGACGGCATCTATCTGCACGACTTTGACGGACGCTTTCTTGATGCCAATGAGACGGCGCTACAGATGCTCGGCTATCAGGCCGATGAGCTGCGTCATCTGACTATCAGAGACCTTGCAGGCGATGCCGAGCAGATAGCTCTTATGGACCTTACGATCGGCGAAATCATGAAGGGCGGACGCCAGACCGAGATTCGCGAGTTCAGGCTACGGCGCAAAGACGGATCAGATATCTGGGTAGAGGCGGCCGGCTCCATC
This region of Leptonema illini DSM 21528 genomic DNA includes:
- a CDS encoding DUF1566 domain-containing protein, with product MKTKAKKVLITKVLYRIGIKAVLALLLTLSALASCMQAEKTSLDTSGAQGLLLGSLSFEGGLFGGGSGGATGPFSKDGNPTVVATSPTNAATIAPCSGSPCRARVRIQFDESMDTSTVLPLLVEISDGSWADSSIAPLTSSISWSGTKYQNDTVTFELDSVHLPEGSNFKFNILTGYLKDLDSVPNDLSAPYSWTATTSFHSGRLPLVDTGSTLCTDVNGNSITCTGTLQDGAISQPRNLTRNANGTVVDNVTGLVWSACPQGTTYVHSDPGGSCTGAATGMTWYAAQAACSARNTEALGGRTDWRLPTADELHTIMDHSVRMPSIDLLTFPGTPASSIFWSATTSPKGPAYAYYANFDEGILLHLQSKGVVGSAPLVRCVAGTGNRSTAGFRDNGDNTITDQRTGLRWTKCSLPSSGSLCVAAPARMNWDVANTACGGLSIGGRQWRMPSKNELQSIWNLQAINPTHSLFNATADKLWTSTTRALFSVGAYPTVFIIDFATTNNGIGTSTGRAPIPDAPFVRCVADE
- a CDS encoding potassium/proton antiporter, with protein sequence MLEAFDLTVLTIASLIIISIVMLRASSRIGVPTLLIFLTLGMIAGSDGLGIPFDDAVLAQKVGVIALAFILFSGGLESDWPTIRPVLLPGALLGTVGIVLTASLLGLFAIFVLNFPPVAGMLLGAVVSSTDAAAVFNVLRTKQIGLKGELKSLLEFESGSNDTMAVILTVGFIGLMQTPDHDIIDLIVTIFKQIILGAVVGLATGKGLQLLINALHLEYEGLYPVLLSSSILLIYAATNMIGGNPFLAVYLAGLVLGNTTFVHKRSQIRFLDGIAWLMQIVMFLTLGLLVYPTRLADYVLPGIAFSLFLMFVARPLAVFLTLPFCRLNIREKLLTSWVGLRGAAPIILATFPFAAGIKESDQIFNIVFFTVLTSLILQGSTLPLAVKLLKLEAPLIRKASYPFEYENKEASNTRLQEFIVPYNSAATGKRIFELKMPEDSLITLIYRGESHLVPTGRTILEPGDVILVLVNNDNAKAVAAALTMPPA